CTGCCGGAGAGAGAggcggttaaaaaaaaagataagactgaagctgcgttcacaaGAAAGCATTGCGAAGTGTTCGCGCGAGTAGATCCCGGAAGCAAAGTCAACGTCCAGACGCGAGTGGTTGCGATGGATGcgaagtttaaatatttcaactttggcgaaaagttcgcccgacgccgagttgcgagagccaatcagcgtcgagctgctcctccgttggtgaatctaacggctgctctagtggagctgaagagacgtTCAGACTATAGAGGtggaagtcaccgagctgtgagcctacgggtgatgtcatggataaatatatatacagggttcttacacattttgaccagtggatttccaggactttactGAAATCtcggaataaacatgaacaatttagaaaatgttgcgcattgaccgtcttaaaaaaaaaaaaacattaattatttcaacctcggcataaatgaacatgattataacaaatttccatgacttttccaaaacttttatgatttaagttttttccatgacttttccaggcctggaaatgaccattttaatattccatgactgttccaggttttccgtgaccgtacgaaccctttatatttatttatattaatgttatgaactcaaactcgagggcgttagatgttcagacgtgtgtgagacgtcttcaacgagtataaagcagaactaatggttagttcttcatggtggatgaaggagatgataactgtttccacggagatacgccccgcccctctaagccccgccccctctaaggcgtgaATGAAGCAAAATGCCACAAAGTCaagccagggttcttacacatcttgaccaatggatttccaggactttaaaccaaatttccatgacccaaCAGAAATCTCGGTatgaacatgaacaatttagaaaattttgcgtattgagagcgtacgccggcttatattttgagtgtctttctttaaaaaacacgtttgtgggatgtcctcaacaagtctaaagcagaactagtggttagttcttcatggtggttgaaggagatgataactgtttccacggagataagccccgccccctctaaggcgggaATGATGCGAAAAAGCACTaaagtcaagcgagtaaactcttTCGAGTAAAGCCGCATTATAAAAGCTCGAAGGAGACGTGCGATTCAAAACTGGCGAGACAAACGGGCCCGGCGGTCCGACGTGCGTCCCCCCGGCGGCCCCTCACCCGTCCTTGTTGATGAGCACCAGCCTCTCGATGCCCTGCGAGGCCCTGAGGGTCTTGGCGGCCTCCAGGCTGGAGCCCAGCACCTCGTGCAGCGTGCTCAGCACCGACACCACCGTCTCCTCCGACAGCGCTCGCACCGGCTGACTCTGACCGCCGCCGGGCAGGTTGGCCACCAGGTGAGGCACCGCGTGTTTAcctgacgacacacacacacacacacgtagaagAAATGTAAAACGCGCCATCCTCGTCACACGATACGTCTGGCTCGGTCCCACGGAGCGCTCGACGCCCTCACCTAGTAGATCTCGGTTGCGCGCGTCGATGGCCATGTTGCGCAGGGCGCCGGACATGGCGCGCACCACGCGGTCGTTGCCGTGGGCCAGCAGCTCGGTCATCATGGGCAGACCCTTCTCCTGGCGCAGCAGGGCGCGGATGTACCGCCCGTACTGCAAAGACAAGACGCACAATTTCATCCGGCGGCATTCACAGGGTTCaaaatgaacaggttcatctacatgaccaatgaacaggttcatcctcatgaccaatgaacaggttcatccacacgaccaatgaacaggttcatcctcatgaccaatgaacaggttcatccacatgaccaatgaacaggttcatcctcatgaccaatgaacaggttcatcctcatgaccaatgcacaggttcatcctcatgaccaatgaacaggttcatcctcatgaccaatgaacaggttcatccacatgaccaatgaacaggttcatcctcatgaccaatgaacaggttcatccacatgaccaatgaacaggttcatacacctggtgaccaatgggtgtccaggacttaaaaaccaaatttccatgactaattaatatgtatataaaggtttattcttttaaatcaaactcagcgtaaataaacatatgaatataacaaatttccatgacttttccaaaacatttgggataacctttttttttttactgacttttccatgacttttccagattttccatgaccgtCCTAAACCCTGTATTCAGACTTCCATTCTTAACCTTAACATTAACCTCTTAGCCACAGTGCTTAGAAAGTGTCATTCGAGATCTGGAAAAACCTCCTTTAAACCCAGGAGTCGGTTACTTTATTCTGAAGAGCAGGACATGGTTACTTTATTCTGAAGGGCAGGACATGGTCGTGGTAGCGGCGTGTAAGGTCGTGGGCGACACCCAAGAGAAGTAAGCCCTTTGAAAAAGGGGTGTGGATACTGATGTCGTAGTTTATTCCCAAAATGCCCTCAAGATTCGAATGCCTCATCTGGCGAGCTCGAGGAGATTTGCATAGATCTATCTTCACGTTCGCTTAAGAGTCCCAATCTAAGACGATATTTCCCAAACTACTCCGTCAATAATCGGCCGGCGGCTCTTACGGTCCAGCGTCCGGCGCACAGGTTCTGAACGGCTCCGGCCGAGGCCTCCAGCACAGTGGGGTTCTTGGACTCCTTCAGCAGGGAGGTGTAGATGCGGACCACCTCCGGCTGGAACAGCAGCTCATAGCCTACAGAGGAGGAATAAAACAggttgaactagaacgggcactcggtagagtgcataccttcgccgcagccacttttttggtacttggcatgagtgTGGGGAACTGAAAATTGATGTAAGTTGATACCGGATATTGTGGTCATTATGACAtgtcgtatatcacaagattgggcattgaattatgaacattttggcattagttgcatgccaattggataaaaattgaccgcgctatggtaaaaagaggattttgatcttttcatgaccttgacctttgacccgattgatcccaaaatctaatcaaatggtccccggataataaccaatcatcccaccaaatttcatgtgattcggtttaatactttttgagttatgcgagtaacacgcatacaaataaataaataaatacacggcgatcaaaacataaccttctgcattttcaatacgaaggtaataatatgaaggggaaaaaaagtatatttttggGCTTTCTGGATTGCAGGATAGGTGTCGACTCAGTTACCTTTAGCCGGCGCGGTCCTCTTTGGAATGTCTATTATGTCTGCGGCTGCATCTTCATCTTTTCGACCTGCAATCAGACATCCGGCGTGAGAGAAACACTCACAGGCGACGCTCCGCTTGTTAGTAAAATGTATTCTCGGTCAGTCGGATGTGCGCGAGGACCAAAACACTGAGATGCGTGAGACGTGCAATGTTAGTGACACCGTTAGCTCAGCTACTCTACGACCACTCCAGCAGAAGCAAGGTGCAGTCATACAGGTAAAGAGCTTACCTTTGGAAAACCACTCATCTGTAGCCCAgcataaaaaaggagaaagagggagggagggagaagagaaggacagaacaggaggaagagagagcatTTACAGTGAGTGAGAGAAAAGCAGCCATCACTGAGCCACCtggtttaccccccccccccccacccactgccaccacacacacatcagcaatGTGGCATGCCGAATGTAAAGGCCaaataaagcaaatacataGCAGCAGCTCATGTGACGGGTTCATAGACACAGGGGTAACCATCATGCTGATGCCGTGATTCATTTCTACGCATGAAAAGTATAAATGCACAGGTGAGCAGCGTGGTGTCGAGTTATCGGACACATTTCTTGTATTTCACACCTTTGATTATCTCTTGTCTGTCATACAGTCGTTTAATTATGACGCTTTCTGTTCAGCCTGCTGTTAAAAACAGCAATCACCCCAAAGATCTGGTTATTTATACGACAATATCTATGGTGCATTATTTTAAAGCTGAAACAAATGAGCAATTAATTCAGATTAATGGTTTTCAGTAATGAAACTAGGCTTAAGGCATTTAATTTGTTCTGTTTCATATCGTTGTAGACTGAATCTCTTCTGCTGTGCGAAATTGGGATGATTTCATCAACTAAACGATTGTTCTTAATTCTTCATTATCacccttttattttatatatatatactgctatCATGTATAGttaagattttttaaattgaaaagcTTTTTTCTATATTGCCTCATATCTAAttaaaaagaacatttaaaaagatcCAGAATCTAAATGCTTAAAAACACTAAattaataaacacacatatatatatatatatatatatatatacaggactgtctcagaaaattagaatattgtgatgaaggtctttattttctgtcatgcaattaaaaaaacaaaaatgtcatgcattctggattcattacaaatcaactgaaatattgcaagccttttattcttttaatattgctgattatggcttacagcttaagaaaactcaaatatcctatctctaaatattagaatatcatgaaaaagtatactagtagggtattaaacaaatcacttgaattgtctaattaactcgaaacacctgcaagggtttcctgagccttgacaaacactcagctgttataaatctttttttttacttggtctgaggaaatattaaaattttatgagataggatttgagttttcttaagctgtaagccataatcagcaatattaaaagaataaaaggcttgcaatatttcagttgatttgtaatgaatccagaatgcatgacatttttgtttttttaattgcattacagaaaataaagaactttatcacaatattctaattttctgagacagtcctgtatattacactaacattatttatataaacacattaataataaaataacatggATAAAGCTAAACAGTAGAAAGGGGGCGTGTAGAAAATATAAATCAATCCTCTCACTGAAATACAAACAGTGTGTGCAGCAGAGGACGAGTGATCGAGCAGTCGGGAAATTGCTaacattcctgtgtgtgtgagtggttttgtttgcgtgtgtgtgtgtgtgtgtgtgagtggttttgtttgcgtgtgtgtgtgtgtgtgtgtgtgtgtgagtatcagtttCATGAGACGCCATTGTCAACAGTGACATCACCGCAAATGTTCCTTCTACTGACCAAACAAataccgcctctctctctctctctttctctgaccTTTGCTCTTGCGGGAGCTGAAGCAGCCGCCCTTCTGgccggagggggcggggccttggTTGAGGGGCGCGGCCTCCTGGTAGCGCTCGCAGCCGGGGATTTCACGATGCACCTGATAGGACAAGTTCCTCAGCAGACACACGCTGTTCTCTATCAACTGcaaagatggagggaggaaaaagagatggggggggggggggagagagagagaattattgTAATGCCAAATCAccaatttaaacatgtttaaattaacgtgttacatttagtttaaaaatcacCCTCGACCGACTTAACACTTCCCTCCTGTGACACTGTTGGGTCAGTTTGTAGAGGGAATAAAAAATAGAGccgaattttattttattccatgcattacccacaatgcaactcaacCACAGATCCTGTTCTGCTCGTAGTGACTCTCGCCTCAAGCGGCGGCTTCGGGAGGTCTGAGAAGCCGATTCTCTCTCACGCCACACCCCgagattattttttcattttccaaCTTCTTTCAGCCCCAGGCGAGGCCGACTCGAGTGACATCACGTGAGGCAATTCATCAGACTTCGCACAGCTCTCTCAcagttatttttatattttctttaatcaCATTGACAGCagaatgatttatttttttatgtttcaacTCACCTTATTGTCGACTTCTTTAAAGTCAATCTGGGATTGGACGATGTACATGAGAGAATCGACCAATCCCGTGCACTCCCTCAGCTTTCTCCTCGCCTCGCTTCGCTCCGAACTCACATTTCtatttgggggggtggggggagacaAGAATGTAATGATTAGCAGAGTGTGAAAGGTTTGGAGAAATAATTGAGGCCGTTAACAAGGAGaaaggggacaggaagtgagtcaAGTTTAGTGGCGACAAAAGGATTCCAAGCACACAATGTTTtgaacacgccccccccccccccccccccacagactcGTTTTGAATGAAACTCCGGtttacaaagagagagagagcggtttGGTGGGATCAAGTAACAGCGTTGGACCCAGTTCTGTCCTCCTTAGAGGTCCAACAGGGCGGAGGGAGACATGTGGGAACTGACACCCGGCTCGTTCTTCACTTTCACTCACGTGGAAGACGTTTAAAGAAAGGAACACGAGGAACGCTATGCGGCCGTGGTTCTTGTGtgacaggccccgccccctctcacacaATACCAGGACACAtcacccccccccgcccccacactTCACTGCGTAGTTCGAgagatttatttactttttttttttaaagggggggaaaCCAGCGTTGGTTCAGTCGGAAATATCAAAAACGTAATTTAAAATCACACTTAATTTTCCATCATGATGGTAAACATTGTAATTAATCTAATGTTTTTCATTAAAAtcccacattttttaaatctaagtTACTAACTGCTATTTATAAATGTGAAGATCCTTTGATATTATGATTAAAGCCCATATTTGCAGAACGTTAGTGTGACTAATTGAACAATTTTAAGACATTTACTGAAACAGTTCCGTCCGAAATATCTCAAGAACTTCCGTGCAGATATTAATGTCCCATTTAAATTCACCCTTAATTTTCCCATCAATTGGCATCAAGGTGAACATTGTAATTAATTAAATGCTTTTCATAACCAACTGCTATTTAGAAGTGTGAAGATCCAATTGAAGCCCATATTTGTAGAATGTTAAGTGTGACTAATTGAGCAATTTAAAGATATTTCCTAAAACTCTAATGTCTATGTGAtctatgttgtctaaatgttctttgttgttagCCGTTTTGCACTtcattactttactttattaccattattattactaatcactttatgttggacaagagAGAAACGTACTTTCAGATCTTCTGTATCTTTGCACAAaagtgacaataaagatgacttttgACATTTTGAGCTATAACATTTCGAAGTggtaacttaaataaaattataaactTATTAATAATCAGGTTTCCTACTGTGACTCAGTTTAATACAAAATGATGCATGTATAAGTCTTCTTCATAAGATTTTCCAACACGCTGTGTGACAGTAAGAGGATACTGTGCAGAGCATTTCTGCAAATACCAAActcgagatttaaaaaaataaaaaaaggattcaCACATACTTTTCTGAACCTGCACATCAACACTGTAATTACCCGTGTGGTCAAGGGGAATACAGAGATAGCAGCGCACGCTGTTTACACTTGAAAAGTCAATGCCCCGCTGTCCTCGGctcgcccccccctccctgaaACATCCCTTCGTACCGCCTCTTGACCCGAGAATTACTTTCAACCAGATATTTTCTATGAGAAATAACACCGACGGTCTCTTTAAAGatcaaatgtattaatatatccGGTTTATTTGGGCTTGAGGTCAAGATTAAAAGGATGTGCACAAGTACCACATGCAAACTTTTGAATATGATGGACTTATTTCTTTCGATTGAAAGCGTACTTTTATAAAAAGTATTCTTGAACTGCAGCTCTCGTAGGAATATGATCAAAAAGACGATGACACATTTCTATCTGCTAAAACCGattataaaaaggttttttaagTGTCTCGTAGAATGTGTTTGTTCCGATTGAGAAGAAGACATTACGTATGTGTAGCCTGTATTATGATGCTGATTATTAGTGGAATAAAAAgtctctttcccctctctcttctgctTCCTGCCTCACGCGTCTCTTCCTTCCATACCGTAGACAGCCGGCCGTGTTGGTGAGGGAGGTCTCCCACTCGAGATGCCTGGGCTTGcagttctcctctcctctgcccccCGCCCCGTTGGACCCTCGCTCCCAGCCCGAATGGGGCACCATCACCTCGTCGGAGAGGGCGTGCAGCGCGTGGTCCACGATCTCCATTTTCACGGAGTCGTGAGACGAAAGGTTCCACAGCGtgcctggaaaaaagaaatgtgtgtttaataCGAAGCCTACTTCCACTCATACTAAATGAAATTTAAAATATAGACAGAATATTAGAATACATGGTGACCAATgcgtgtccaggactttaaaccaaatttccatgagcaaaacattttttttatttcggtgtttacatgaaaaagtaagaaaatgtcgtatttaaactaacaaagagaattccaaagaatacattataaaaccttaaatgactcagaTGAAtttgacaatagtttgattaaaataataaaacatgtatctcttttcagttaaggtgcgttcacttgcagtgcggaaaaatgtgcgagtatgaaagagcgtatggcGGCTTATATTTAAAGCGTCATTCTTTtgaaagcatattaattatttaaaactcagtgtaaaaaatgcaaataaaacaatatttccattactttttggaggatttttttccccaggcctggaaataaccattttataattccatgacttttccaggttttccatgaccgtacgaaccccgatcTAAATATTACAAGGAAGGCCAACGCTATAAATAAGTGAGAAAACTCTGTAGGACTGAGCGAGGATTTGTCGTGATTTTTAAACTACAACAAACTCAATGTTAGACCATCTCCGTTGATGAGTGCTGTGCTGCACGCCGTGTCTGACCTGTGATGGTGTCCGTGAGGTCCTGGTCTCGGGTCTTCCTCAGCAGCCGGACCAGAGCGGGAACCCCGTCGCAGTTCTTGATGGCGATCTTGTTGTCTTGATCTTTGCCGTACGAGATGTTCTTCAAGGCTCCGCAGGCTGCATAGTGAACCTCGAGTAAAAAGACACAATAAGAGCTTATTAAGACATGCAGATTTTAATGTGCATCGGACGTGCAAGTTAACGTCTATAATGAAGGTATTAGTTATATTTTCActattggaaaaaaaaaagatcacgttgtttttttgttgcagaaaaaaaatattttttggcaATGTTCATTATTTATGAATTACGTTGGACTAGTAAATATCATTCAGGTTTTAACGACAAAAAAAACGGGTTGATCTGAAagcttgaggaggaggaggaagaggaagaagaagcttgttcttgtttttttttaacactacTACACACATTAGTCCTGCACATTTAAAATGGTTTAGCATGAAGCCGGTCATACAATACAaccaaaaaattaaaacaaaatggcGTTTTTTTGCATGTGACCCATTTCACCAGGAGTAAAGTCGCCTCGTACAAACTCAAGACTTCCAACTCGTCaacgtttacacacacacacacacacacacggcatgatATGTGAAATTACGATGTTTCTTTGGCTCGAGAGTGGAGCCATGTTGTGGTTTCTCTGGTAAAGCAGAGATCAGCACAACCTGCTCCAGCTCAATGAAAGAGGACCGTAGAAAAACCACAGAATGTTTTTTCGGGCCGAAACCATATTTAGCACAAAAGTTGACCTGCGAGATCCGACCGAGCGCCGCGGTCGCTCATTCCTATCTCCCTTTATGAATTGATATTAAGAGGAGAGTCTCAAGTCTCACCTCAGGCCAAACACCTGTCTCACTATTACACGAGAAAACACACTCCTGACTTTGACTCCTTTCCAACCCATAGAAGCAGCAAACTGACCTCTTTGTTCGGGTTGTCGAGCATACAGACCAGCGCCGGGATGCCTTTCATTCGACGCACATCACACTTCACCTGAGAGGAAAAggatggagcgagagagagagagagagggagagagaaggagagagggggagagagaaggagagggagagagagagagagagagagggagggagagggagagagagagaaggagagggagagagagagagagggagggagagagcgagaaggagagagagagagaaggagagataaggagagggagagagattagGAGAGAgattaggagagagagagagagggagagagaggcagtaTTTGTTAGGTCAGTAGGAGGAACATTTGCGATGATGTCACTGTTGACAAAAATCTAGTTAACTGATGAAAGCACCAAAAACAAAAggtgtgactgtgggtcagcagGTCtcttttcaatcagggggttggcggttcaaaccCCGCCCTaggcgatgtgtccttgagcaagacacttaacccttagTTGCTCCCTGTGGCTGTATCTAGGGCGTGTGAATGTAacgtgattgtaagtcgctttggataaaagcgtcagctaaaatgaaaatgtaatgtaaaaaaaaaatgtatgaaaaagACCGTACGGAGTAAAGCTGGAGCTTAAAACGACAGGGAGCGATTAAAAGAGTGAATGGTGGAGCCGGCTGCACTCACTCAAACCAGATtgcctttttatttaaatgggaACAATTTAAATTTGTCATATGTATTCCTGTAATTATGTACCCGAGATCTTCGTCTGTTTTATTACATttcgtaaataaataaaaagacgtTTAATTAAATCTTAAGTATAAGGTAAAAAGCGAAACACCAAAGTATGGTTTTACATTTTGTACTACCGTGTCATTTGCCAAGCGCCTTCATCATTTTTAAGTATTGATTGTAAAAAGAAAtgctattttttatatttacttgcATTCATCTGCACAAAGCGACGCTGCAAATCTCAACCGTATTAGTCGGCCATCTTGTTTGAATTAACTTTATTGGACAAAAACAAACCGAGGTAGTCGTGCTTACGTCCAGTTGagcaaaaaaggtaaaaaacatGTAGTTTAACACAAACAAGTTTAATTAAGATAGAGTCTCTCCAGCTTTTAACACActttgtttggtttttttacCCTCATTTATTACGCTGTGCTTTATTTTTAAGCATCTTTGGTTCATGTCATTATGGGACTGGTAGAGCCAGAACTAGACgctcccagctgtggagacatcgGTACAGCTCTCTTTTTATGAAGCATttgtagttctatgtattttaccTGTGATTTTgcatatatttaccttcgcattgaaaatggggaagtttatgttttgatcaccgtgtatttatttatttgtgtgcgtgttactcgcataactcaaaaagtattaaaccaaatcgcatgaaatttggtgggatgattggttattatccggggaccgtttgattagattttgggatcgatcgggtcaaaggtcaaggtgatggtcatgaaaaggtcaacatcttctttttaccatagcacggtcaatttatatccaattggcatgaaactaatgccaaaatgttcataattcaatgccaaatattgtgatatgcgaaggtatgcgctctaccgagtgcccattctagttttttctattttaatgttttgtactatttgGACctcgagtctgaaataaaagttcgATAAAATAAAGCCCAGTGCGATGCCACAAGGTTAAATAATGCGGAATGAGGCGTGCGTCACTATTTCTACTAAAACATTGACAGTTCTACATTTGGGGCGAGTTCCAATTAAAAGTGTTGCTCCTTATCTCATCTCGACTCCCACTCTGGTGTATTTATAACGCTCTGTCCGTCTCTGCTCTACATCCTCCGTCACACACGCCTCGTTTATCCCTTCAAAAACACACGACTAATCATCGCTTGACATGCGGCGCTTTGACCTTTGCATTCCTCAACTCCTAAACGACACGCGTGCACATTTGCGTCCCTTACTTTATCGTTCTTGTAGGTGAGATGCTGCAGGAATGCGGCGGCGTTGCTCCTGACCGGGTCCAGCCTGTAGTTCAGCATGGCGATGACCTCGGGCAGCTCCGGTTGACGCCAGCCACTGGGGCCGGGGCCTTTCCTTAAAGTGCTGTCCAATGACGCCATGCTGCCCCTCTCCCCCTGGGCCAGCGGCGCGCCTCCCCAAAAGTACATGTCCCCCGGGCCGCTCATGTCGCCATCCAAGGTGCCCTCGTAGCTCCTGGAGAACGAAGGAGGAGAACATACGAGGATATATTACCATTTACTTCCATCTGGTCTCTAAAATATCTTTATTGCAGAGGAACATTATTATTTGCTCTCAAAGACGATGCACAGACAACGTGgagtacatacactaccgttcaagtTTGGGGTGacttagaaaaataaaagacagttagaaatgtccttatatttcaaagcactgtttttttttttttaatgaagataacattaaattaatcataaacactctctctacatagttaatgtggtaatgactattctctggtgtttgatgaagtctctacagaggtgtgtagaggcccatctccagtgttctgatggtacattgtgttatcgccttagaagactagcggaggggtagaaaacccttgaaaaccctttttatgtgagcgcagctgaaaacagttatgctggtgagagaagctctaaaactggccttcctttgagccacaagaagaactacattaatatttacaatacaaatcattatttctaaccatatcaatgtcttgactagattttatattcattttgaaattcattagataaataaaactgagttttcatgaaaacacaaacatgtctgggtgaccccaaacttttgaacggtcgtgtacatctatacacaaacacacgtctTACCCGGTCCTGCGTGGGGGCCCGTGGGGGAATGCATTGTGGTTGTGCGGCATGGTGCTGTAGTGCATCGGGTGTCCCCCCATGCCGTAGTCGGGCTCGTCGTAGCCCACGCTGCGCTGGTCGTCCTCCAGACCGTACGGCTCGGGGATGAACCTCGTCATGGCGGACAGCTCCATGGCACTTCCCATACGCCCAACCTTCAACAAGGGACAGAATCCAAAATAATAGGAGGCTTCACGCCAAGTGCTGTGGTGAACTCATGCTAGGTCTTATACATATATGGAATATGACTACTAACAACtatgccactgccctgttgagactccgcccactcctcctctctacctccatctgcctgatggatcgtggaggtctccatcgtggaatatgccgactacgaactattcatacactctgtcacattcattgaatgtgttttaactctaaatctgtccttctggtcacatgacatctattgttctgtccatcctggagagggatcctcctctgttgctctcctgaagggttgtttgggagtttttcctgatccgatgtgaggtcaaaggtcagggatgtctatgtgtacagattgtaaagcgatctgagacaaatttataatttgtgaaaatgggctgtacaaataaactgaattggaaTGATACGTGTGTAGTAATGCA
The nucleotide sequence above comes from Pseudoliparis swirei isolate HS2019 ecotype Mariana Trench chromosome 24, NWPU_hadal_v1, whole genome shotgun sequence. Encoded proteins:
- the ctnnd1 gene encoding catenin delta-1 isoform X6, with the protein product MDPGQVVQETYTVEEDPQEAPPVVSVETGEDGTTRRTETTVKKVVKTTTTRTVIPSVSDTLSLDGGGSVTGMGGGYPPPMLYRQAPGVGVPMDYPTHTVPRNYQYGPPVGYDDYRTGPPSEASYTSLSRGARMDDRYRPVHQDVYRTLDPSYRAPSRNQLDPYAAQPQVGRMGSAMELSAMTRFIPEPYGLEDDQRSVGYDEPDYGMGGHPMHYSTMPHNHNAFPHGPPRRTGSYEGTLDGDMSGPGDMYFWGGAPLAQGERGSMASLDSTLRKGPGPSGWRQPELPEVIAMLNYRLDPVRSNAAAFLQHLTYKNDKVKCDVRRMKGIPALVCMLDNPNKEVHYAACGALKNISYGKDQDNKIAIKNCDGVPALVRLLRKTRDQDLTDTITGTLWNLSSHDSVKMEIVDHALHALSDEVMVPHSGWERGSNGAGGRGEENCKPRHLEWETSLTNTAGCLRNVSSERSEARRKLRECTGLVDSLMYIVQSQIDFKEVDNKLIENSVCLLRNLSYQVHREIPGCERYQEAAPLNQGPAPSGQKGGCFSSRKSKDEWFSKGRKDEDAAADIIDIPKRTAPAKGYELLFQPEVVRIYTSLLKESKNPTVLEASAGAVQNLCAGRWTYGRYIRALLRQEKGLPMMTELLAHGNDRVVRAMSGALRNMAIDARNRDLLGKHAVPHLVANLPGGGQSQPVRALSEETVVSVLSTLHEVLGSSLEAAKTLRASQGIERLVLINKDGNRSEREVRGAGLVLQTVWGYKELRRTLEKDGWKKTDFMVNLNPPGNNARANGGYEDSTLPLIDKGGKGERDMIPMNDMGPDAYSTLDQRVRRNILDNTLEPADKNAVQGGMYGERQAALPLMDSYDG
- the ctnnd1 gene encoding catenin delta-1 isoform X5, producing the protein MERCASSTASLLASVREQERQFEVLSRALEEERRSCAGTLPRPLPNTQNGRIPCDADIERLTLNEGYINGTHHFRMDPGQVVQETYTVEEDPQEAPPVVSVETGEDGTTRRTETTVKKVVKTTTTRTVIPSVSDTLSLDGGGSVTGMGGGYPPPMLYRQAPGVGVPMDYPTHTVPRNYQYGPPVGYDDYRTGPPSEASYTSLSRGARMDDRYRPVHQDVYRTLDPSYRAPSRNQLDPYAAQPQVGRMGSAMELSAMTRFIPEPYGLEDDQRSVGYDEPDYGMGGHPMHYSTMPHNHNAFPHGPPRRTGSYEGTLDGDMSGPGDMYFWGGAPLAQGERGSMASLDSTLRKGPGPSGWRQPELPEVIAMLNYRLDPVRSNAAAFLQHLTYKNDKVKCDVRRMKGIPALVCMLDNPNKEVHYAACGALKNISYGKDQDNKIAIKNCDGVPALVRLLRKTRDQDLTDTITGTLWNLSSHDSVKMEIVDHALHALSDEVMVPHSGWERGSNGAGGRGEENCKPRHLEWETSLTNTAGCLRNVSSERSEARRKLRECTGLVDSLMYIVQSQIDFKEVDNKLIENSVCLLRNLSYQVHREIPGCERYQEAAPLNQGPAPSGQKGGCFSSRKSKDEWFSKGRKDEDAAADIIDIPKRTAPAKGYELLFQPEVVRIYTSLLKESKNPTVLEASAGAVQNLCAGRWTYGRYIRALLRQEKGLPMMTELLAHGNDRVVRAMSGALRNMAIDARNRDLLGKHAVPHLVANLPGGGQSQPVRALSEETVVSVLSTLHEVLGSSLEAAKTLRASQGIERLVLINKDGNRSEREVRGAGLVLQTVWGYKELRRTLEKDGWKKTDFMVNLNPPGNNARANGGYEDSTLPLIDKGGKGERDMIPMNDMGPDAYSTLDQRVRRNILDNTLEPADKNAVQGGMYGERQAALPLMDSYDG